The following are from one region of the Roseobacter fucihabitans genome:
- a CDS encoding F0F1 ATP synthase subunit epsilon, producing the protein MADTTQFDLVSPERRLASAQVVSVQIPGADGDMTAMAGHAPTITTLRPGVLSTEGPDGKSEYVVTGGFAEITAAGVTVLAERAMPRAEVTSEHIAELVKEAEEALNNAKSTFVNEPGPVDDAAKLLADMVAVGDHIRV; encoded by the coding sequence ATGGCAGATACGACGCAATTTGATCTGGTCTCGCCCGAACGGCGGCTTGCCTCTGCGCAGGTCGTATCCGTCCAGATTCCGGGCGCTGATGGCGACATGACAGCGATGGCGGGCCACGCGCCCACCATCACCACCCTGCGCCCCGGCGTGCTCAGCACGGAAGGCCCGGACGGTAAATCCGAATATGTCGTGACGGGTGGTTTTGCCGAAATCACCGCTGCTGGCGTCACGGTGCTGGCCGAACGCGCCATGCCGCGCGCCGAGGTCACATCGGAGCATATCGCGGAACTGGTCAAAGAAGCCGAAGAGGCGCTTAACAACGCCAAGTCGACCTTCGTGAACGAACCCGGTCCCGTGGATGATGCGGCCAAGCTCCTCGCCGATATGGTGGCCGTGGGCGATCACATCCGCGTTTGA
- the atpD gene encoding F0F1 ATP synthase subunit beta, with product MANAVGKITQVIGAVVDVQFGDHLPEILNALETDNNGNRLVLEVAQHLGENTVRTIAMDATEGLVRGQKVTDTDGPISIPVGNATLGRIMNVVGEPIDEKGPVESDEKRSIHQDAPAFDEQSTTSEVLETGIKVIDLLAPYAKGGKIGLFGGAGVGKTVLIMELINNIAKVHSGFSVFAGVGERTREGNDLYHEMIDSNVIVPDNLTESKVALVYGQMNEPPGARMRVALTGLTLAEQFRDQSGTDVLFFVDNIFRFTQAGSEVSALLGRIPSAVGYQPTLATDMGQMQERITSTKAGSITSVQAVYVPADDLTDPAPATSFAHLDATTVLSRAISELGIYPAVDPLDSTSRLMDPSVVGDEHYQVARDVQGILQRYKSLQDIIAILGMDELSEEDKLTVARARKIQRFLSQPFDVAKVFTGADGKQVPLTETIESFKAVVAGEYDHLPEGAFYMVGGIEEVKAKAEKMAADAA from the coding sequence ATGGCAAACGCAGTCGGCAAAATCACACAGGTCATCGGCGCGGTCGTTGACGTTCAATTCGGCGATCACCTGCCGGAAATCCTGAACGCGCTGGAAACAGACAACAATGGCAACCGCCTCGTGCTCGAAGTGGCGCAACACTTGGGCGAAAACACCGTGCGCACCATCGCGATGGACGCCACAGAGGGTCTCGTCCGCGGTCAGAAAGTGACCGACACAGACGGTCCAATCTCGATCCCGGTGGGCAATGCGACGCTGGGTCGGATCATGAACGTTGTGGGCGAGCCCATCGACGAAAAAGGCCCCGTTGAATCGGATGAAAAACGCTCGATCCACCAGGATGCGCCTGCGTTTGATGAGCAATCCACCACCTCCGAAGTGCTGGAAACCGGCATCAAGGTGATTGACCTTTTGGCACCTTACGCCAAGGGCGGCAAGATCGGCCTCTTCGGCGGTGCGGGCGTGGGTAAAACCGTTCTGATCATGGAATTGATCAACAACATCGCCAAGGTGCACTCGGGTTTCTCCGTGTTCGCCGGTGTGGGTGAGCGGACGCGTGAAGGGAACGACCTTTACCACGAAATGATCGATTCCAACGTGATCGTGCCTGACAATCTGACTGAGTCCAAAGTGGCGCTGGTTTACGGCCAGATGAACGAACCTCCCGGCGCGCGTATGCGGGTTGCTCTGACCGGTCTGACATTGGCCGAGCAGTTCCGCGACCAATCCGGGACCGACGTTTTGTTCTTTGTGGACAACATCTTCCGCTTTACACAAGCCGGTTCCGAGGTGTCTGCTCTCTTGGGTCGTATCCCGTCTGCGGTTGGCTACCAGCCAACGCTGGCCACCGACATGGGCCAGATGCAGGAGCGTATTACCTCCACGAAGGCCGGTTCGATCACCTCCGTGCAGGCCGTTTACGTGCCTGCGGATGACCTTACCGACCCGGCACCTGCGACCTCCTTTGCGCACTTGGATGCAACGACCGTTTTGTCGCGTGCGATTTCCGAATTGGGCATCTATCCTGCGGTTGATCCGCTTGATTCCACATCACGTCTGATGGATCCATCGGTTGTGGGTGACGAACACTACCAAGTGGCCCGTGACGTTCAGGGCATCCTGCAACGCTACAAATCCTTGCAGGATATCATCGCGATCCTCGGCATGGATGAACTCTCCGAAGAGGACAAACTGACCGTGGCCCGTGCCCGGAAAATCCAACGCTTCCTCAGCCAACCCTTTGATGTTGCTAAAGTCTTCACCGGGGCGGATGGTAAACAGGTGCCGCTCACGGAGACCATCGAGAGCTTCAAAGCGGTTGTGGCCGGCGAATATGACCACTTGCCCGAAGGTGCCTTCTACATGGTTGGCGGCATCGAAGAAGTGAAAGCGAAAGCCGAAAAAATGGCGGCAGACGCCGCTTAA
- the clpA gene encoding ATP-dependent Clp protease ATP-binding subunit ClpA, whose amino-acid sequence MPSFSTTLEQAIHSALALANARRHEFATLEHLLLALIDEPDAMRVMKACSVDIDDLRATLVEFVDEDLSNLVTDVDGSEAVPTAAFQRVIQRAAIHVQSSGRTEVTGANVLVAIFAERESNAAYFLQEQDMTRYDAVNFIAHGVAKDPAYGEPRPVSGAPEHEEETQGVTEGDKKESALEKYCVDLNAKSREGDIDPLIGRESEVERCIQVLCRRRKNNPLLVGDPGVGKTAIAEGLARKIVAGETPEVLENATIYSLDMGALLAGTRYRGDFEERLKAVVSELEDHKDAVLFIDEIHTVIGAGATSGGAMDASNLLKPALAGGKLRTMGSTTYKEFRQHFEKDRALSRRFQKIDVNEPSVEDAVKILRGLKPYFEEHHSVKYTADAIKSSVELASRYINDRKLPDSAIDVIDEAGAAQHLVVAAKRRKTIGTREIENVVAKIARIPPKNVSKDDAEVLKDLEGSLKRVVFGQDKAIEALSSAIKLARAGLREPEKPIGNYLFAGPTGVGKTEVAKQLADTLGVELLRFDMSEYMEKHAVSRLIGAPPGYVGFDQGGMLTDGVDQHPHCILLLDEMEKAHPDVYNILLQVMDHGKLTDHNGRTVDFRNVVVIMTSNAGASEQAKEAIGFGRDRRTGEDTAAIERTFTPEFRNRLDAVISFAPLPKEVILRVVEKFVLQLEAQLMDRNVTIELTKPAAEWLADKGYDTKMGARPLGRVIQEHIKKPLAEDLLFGKLAKGGIVKVGVKAGEIDLKIEGPEKPRLSGNKPPLLTAE is encoded by the coding sequence GTGCCTTCATTTTCGACCACACTTGAACAGGCGATACATTCTGCATTGGCGCTGGCCAATGCCAGGCGACATGAATTTGCAACACTTGAGCACCTTCTGCTGGCCCTGATTGACGAGCCCGATGCCATGCGCGTCATGAAGGCGTGCAGCGTCGACATTGACGATTTACGCGCGACCTTGGTGGAATTCGTAGACGAGGACCTGAGCAATCTGGTCACCGATGTCGATGGCTCCGAAGCCGTGCCGACGGCTGCATTCCAGCGCGTCATCCAGCGGGCCGCAATCCATGTGCAGTCCTCCGGGCGCACCGAGGTGACAGGCGCAAATGTGTTGGTTGCGATCTTTGCTGAACGCGAAAGCAACGCCGCCTACTTCCTGCAAGAGCAGGATATGACGCGTTATGATGCGGTTAATTTCATCGCGCATGGTGTCGCCAAGGATCCCGCTTACGGCGAGCCACGTCCGGTTTCCGGCGCGCCCGAGCATGAAGAAGAGACCCAGGGTGTTACCGAGGGCGATAAAAAAGAGAGTGCGCTGGAAAAATACTGCGTGGATCTCAATGCCAAGTCACGCGAGGGCGACATCGACCCGCTGATCGGACGCGAGTCTGAGGTGGAACGCTGCATTCAAGTGCTGTGTCGTCGGCGCAAGAACAACCCGCTTCTGGTGGGCGACCCCGGTGTAGGCAAAACGGCAATTGCCGAAGGCTTGGCGCGAAAAATCGTTGCGGGTGAAACACCGGAAGTGTTGGAAAACGCGACTATTTACTCACTCGATATGGGTGCGCTGCTGGCCGGTACACGCTACCGCGGCGATTTCGAAGAACGTCTGAAGGCGGTTGTTTCCGAGCTGGAAGACCATAAAGACGCGGTTCTGTTTATCGACGAAATCCACACTGTGATCGGCGCGGGTGCGACCTCTGGCGGGGCGATGGATGCCTCCAATCTGCTCAAACCGGCGCTTGCGGGCGGCAAATTGCGCACCATGGGCTCAACCACCTACAAGGAATTCCGCCAGCATTTCGAAAAGGACCGCGCGCTCAGCCGCCGGTTCCAGAAAATCGACGTGAATGAACCGTCGGTTGAGGATGCGGTAAAAATCCTGCGTGGCTTGAAACCCTATTTTGAGGAGCACCACTCTGTCAAATACACGGCAGATGCGATTAAATCCTCTGTGGAACTGGCGTCTCGCTATATCAATGACCGCAAACTGCCCGATTCCGCGATTGATGTGATCGACGAGGCCGGTGCGGCGCAACATCTTGTCGTCGCGGCCAAGCGCCGCAAAACAATCGGCACCCGGGAAATTGAAAATGTCGTCGCCAAGATCGCGCGCATTCCGCCCAAAAACGTCTCCAAAGACGATGCCGAAGTGCTGAAGGATCTAGAAGGATCCCTGAAACGTGTGGTGTTTGGTCAAGATAAAGCCATCGAAGCCTTGTCCTCTGCGATCAAACTGGCTCGCGCAGGCCTGCGCGAGCCGGAAAAACCCATCGGGAATTACCTTTTTGCAGGCCCGACTGGCGTCGGAAAGACCGAAGTCGCCAAGCAGTTAGCGGATACGCTTGGCGTCGAACTCCTGCGCTTTGATATGTCCGAATACATGGAAAAGCACGCCGTGAGCCGCTTGATCGGAGCCCCTCCGGGATATGTCGGCTTTGACCAGGGCGGGATGCTGACGGATGGCGTAGATCAACACCCTCATTGTATTTTGCTGCTCGATGAGATGGAGAAAGCCCATCCGGACGTCTACAATATCTTGTTGCAGGTGATGGATCACGGCAAACTCACAGATCACAACGGGCGTACCGTTGATTTTCGCAATGTCGTTGTGATCATGACATCCAATGCCGGTGCGTCCGAGCAAGCCAAAGAGGCCATCGGTTTTGGGCGCGATCGTCGGACCGGCGAGGACACGGCTGCAATAGAGCGGACTTTCACGCCTGAGTTCCGGAACAGACTTGATGCCGTGATTAGCTTCGCACCACTGCCCAAGGAAGTCATCTTGCGTGTGGTTGAGAAGTTTGTCCTGCAACTGGAAGCGCAATTGATGGATCGCAACGTGACGATTGAGCTGACTAAACCCGCAGCAGAATGGCTGGCAGACAAGGGTTATGATACAAAAATGGGCGCGCGTCCGCTCGGACGTGTGATCCAAGAGCACATCAAAAAACCTTTGGCTGAAGACCTGCTGTTCGGCAAGTTGGCAAAGGGTGGGATCGTGAAGGTGGGCGTAAAGGCCGGTGAGATCGACCTGAAAATTGAAGGGCCTGAAAAACCTCGACTGTCCGGCAATAAACCTCCTCTGCTGACGGCAGAATAA
- the gloB gene encoding hydroxyacylglutathione hydrolase, which yields MPVEIVTIPCLSDNYAFLVHDTASGQTALVDIPEAAPILEALSTRGWVLSEVWITHHHDDHVQGLVKVLEAHPARVTGAAADAHRLPPLDRSLSDGESFDFAGHSVQVMDVSGHTKGHIAYYMADASAAFTGDSLMALGCGRLFEGSADQMWQSLSKLAALPGDTIICSGHEYTASNAKFALTIDPHNPDLISRNEKIVSARAAGSPTVPSLLTLEAATNPFLRAANADIRAGLDMPDATDAQVFAEIRARKDAF from the coding sequence ATGCCCGTCGAGATCGTGACCATCCCCTGCCTGTCGGATAATTACGCGTTTTTGGTGCATGATACCGCCAGCGGGCAGACCGCGCTTGTCGATATTCCCGAGGCCGCACCGATCCTAGAGGCGCTGTCCACGCGCGGCTGGGTGTTGAGCGAGGTCTGGATCACGCATCATCATGACGATCATGTGCAGGGGTTGGTTAAGGTATTGGAGGCGCACCCCGCCCGCGTCACCGGGGCTGCGGCGGATGCGCATCGACTGCCCCCCCTGGACCGCTCGTTATCAGATGGGGAGTCGTTCGATTTCGCGGGCCATTCGGTTCAGGTCATGGATGTGTCCGGCCACACAAAGGGGCATATTGCCTATTACATGGCGGATGCATCGGCGGCGTTCACCGGGGACAGTCTGATGGCTTTGGGCTGCGGGCGGCTGTTTGAGGGCAGCGCCGATCAGATGTGGCAGAGCCTGAGCAAGTTGGCGGCGCTGCCCGGCGACACAATTATTTGTTCCGGACATGAATATACCGCATCCAACGCTAAGTTCGCGTTAACCATTGATCCGCATAATCCTGATCTTATATCACGGAATGAAAAGATTGTCTCGGCACGCGCCGCTGGCAGCCCCACCGTTCCCTCACTTCTGACGCTGGAGGCGGCGACAAATCCGTTTTTGCGCGCCGCCAACGCTGACATTCGCGCAGGTCTGGACATGCCAGACGCAACGGATGCTCAGGTCTTCGCTGAAATCCGTGCCCGAAAGGACGCCTTCTAA
- a CDS encoding F0F1 ATP synthase subunit delta, protein MSEPASISTSIAGRYATAVYEIAKDANVVKALEADLDALRDALADSADFRALIHSPIYSREEQGAAIAALAAKMKLSDTVANTLALMAQNRRLFVLPQLVSTLREIIATEKGEVTADVTSAKALTKTQSDKLTKSLKASTGKTVTLNTTVDESLIGGLIVKVGSRMIDTSIRAKLNSLQNVMKEVG, encoded by the coding sequence GTGTCAGAACCAGCTTCGATTTCCACAAGCATTGCCGGGCGTTATGCCACGGCGGTCTATGAAATTGCCAAGGACGCCAATGTCGTCAAAGCGCTGGAGGCTGATCTCGATGCGCTCCGGGACGCTCTTGCGGATAGCGCGGATTTCCGTGCGCTGATCCATTCGCCGATTTATTCGCGTGAAGAACAGGGTGCTGCGATTGCCGCGCTGGCCGCGAAAATGAAGCTGTCGGATACGGTCGCCAATACGCTGGCCCTGATGGCACAAAACCGCCGCCTGTTCGTCTTGCCGCAACTGGTGTCGACCCTGCGCGAGATCATCGCCACCGAAAAAGGCGAAGTCACTGCCGATGTGACCTCTGCCAAGGCGCTGACCAAGACGCAGAGCGACAAGCTCACCAAATCACTCAAGGCCTCTACAGGCAAAACCGTCACACTCAATACGACCGTGGATGAAAGCCTCATCGGTGGTCTGATTGTCAAAGTTGGTTCGCGCATGATCGACACCTCGATCCGCGCGAAACTGAATTCCCTCCAGAATGTAATGAAAGAGGTCGGATAA
- a CDS encoding class I SAM-dependent methyltransferase — protein sequence MHLDVQDLRNFYYRSALGRAAQSSLQSRMREIWPEAKGQTVVGFGFAAPLLRPYLKDARRVIALMPGPQGVMPWPPGKPNVSVLTEETQWPLETGHVDKLVLLHALETSERASDLLEECWRVLGPGGRALFIVPNRAGLWARRDRTPFGFGRPYSPGQLETQLRKHQFLPERHAGALYLVPSTKRWWMKTGAAFEKFGRRMPTMMAGGAFMVEATKLVYPPKGKVERSRKLRPSAVLEPAAKPV from the coding sequence ATGCATCTGGACGTTCAGGACCTGCGAAATTTCTACTACCGCTCCGCTTTGGGGCGGGCGGCGCAGTCGAGCCTGCAATCGCGCATGCGCGAGATCTGGCCCGAGGCCAAGGGACAGACGGTGGTGGGTTTTGGCTTTGCCGCGCCCTTGCTGCGTCCCTACCTCAAGGATGCGCGCCGCGTGATTGCCTTGATGCCTGGGCCACAGGGGGTGATGCCCTGGCCGCCGGGCAAACCCAATGTTTCGGTGCTCACCGAGGAAACACAATGGCCGCTGGAAACCGGCCATGTGGACAAATTGGTGCTGCTGCATGCGCTGGAGACCTCCGAGCGCGCCTCAGACCTGTTGGAGGAGTGCTGGCGCGTGCTGGGACCGGGGGGGCGGGCGCTGTTCATCGTGCCCAACCGCGCGGGACTTTGGGCACGGCGCGACCGCACACCCTTTGGCTTTGGGCGTCCCTATTCGCCGGGACAACTCGAAACGCAATTGCGCAAACATCAATTCCTGCCGGAACGCCACGCGGGCGCGCTTTATCTCGTGCCTTCGACAAAGCGGTGGTGGATGAAAACCGGTGCTGCCTTTGAAAAATTCGGTCGCCGCATGCCGACCATGATGGCGGGGGGGGCCTTTATGGTGGAGGCCACGAAACTGGTCTACCCGCCCAAGGGCAAGGTCGAACGCAGCCGAAAACTGCGTCCCAGCGCCGTTTTGGAGCCGGCCGCGAAACCGGTTTGA
- the atpA gene encoding F0F1 ATP synthase subunit alpha: MGIQAAEISAILKDQIKNFGQEAEVAEVGRVLSVGDGIARVYGLDNVQAGEMVEFPGGIQGMALNLESDNVGVVIFGSDRDIKEGDTVKRTNSIVSVPTGDELLGRVVDGLGNPIDGKGPIGAKTSSVADVKAPGIIPRKSVHEPMATGLKSVDAMIPIGRGQRELIIGDRQTGKTAVALDAILNQKSINDAAGDDEGKKLYCVYVAIGQKRSTVAQLVKKLEETGAIEYSIVVAATASEPAPMQFLAPYSATAMAEHFRDNGRHALIIYDDLSKQAVSYRQMSLLLRRPPGREAYPGDVFYLHSRLLERSAKLGDDAGNGSLTALPIIETQGGDVSAFIPTNVISITDGQIFLETELFYQGIRPAVNTGLSVSRVGSSAQTKAMSSVAGPVKLSLAQYREMAAFAQFGSDLDASTQQLLARGARLTELMKQSQYAPLTNAEIVCVIFAGTNGFLDKVAVKDVGRFEAGMLAHLRSKHKALLDDITNNDRKVKDELADSIKAALTEFAADFA; the protein is encoded by the coding sequence ATGGGTATCCAAGCAGCAGAAATTTCTGCGATCCTGAAGGACCAGATCAAGAATTTCGGTCAAGAGGCCGAAGTGGCCGAAGTAGGCCGTGTGCTTTCCGTCGGTGACGGCATCGCGCGCGTTTACGGGTTGGACAATGTCCAGGCCGGTGAGATGGTCGAATTCCCCGGTGGGATTCAGGGCATGGCGCTGAACCTCGAATCCGACAACGTCGGTGTGGTTATTTTCGGTTCCGACCGTGACATCAAAGAAGGCGACACCGTCAAGCGCACGAATTCCATCGTGTCCGTGCCCACGGGCGACGAATTGCTGGGCCGTGTTGTGGATGGTCTGGGCAATCCGATTGACGGCAAGGGCCCGATTGGCGCGAAAACCTCCTCCGTGGCAGACGTTAAAGCGCCGGGCATTATCCCGCGTAAATCTGTGCACGAACCCATGGCGACTGGCCTCAAATCCGTCGATGCGATGATCCCGATTGGCCGTGGCCAGCGCGAATTGATCATTGGCGACCGTCAGACTGGTAAAACCGCTGTGGCGCTCGATGCGATCCTGAACCAGAAATCCATCAATGATGCGGCTGGCGATGACGAGGGTAAGAAGCTCTATTGCGTCTATGTTGCGATTGGCCAGAAGCGTTCCACCGTGGCACAGCTGGTGAAAAAGCTCGAAGAGACCGGCGCGATTGAATATTCCATCGTTGTGGCCGCGACCGCTTCCGAGCCTGCACCGATGCAGTTCCTCGCACCTTACTCCGCGACCGCGATGGCCGAGCATTTCCGCGACAATGGCCGTCACGCGCTGATCATCTATGATGATCTGTCCAAACAGGCCGTGTCCTATCGCCAGATGTCCCTGTTGCTGCGTCGCCCACCTGGTCGTGAAGCTTACCCAGGTGACGTTTTCTATCTCCACTCCCGTCTGCTGGAACGCTCCGCGAAACTGGGCGATGATGCCGGTAACGGCTCTTTGACGGCGCTGCCGATCATCGAAACCCAGGGCGGCGACGTGTCGGCGTTTATTCCGACCAACGTGATTTCGATCACAGATGGTCAGATCTTCCTTGAAACCGAACTGTTTTACCAAGGCATCCGCCCTGCTGTGAACACAGGTCTGTCGGTATCGCGTGTGGGCTCCTCCGCTCAGACCAAGGCGATGTCCTCGGTGGCCGGACCGGTGAAACTTTCCCTCGCGCAGTACCGCGAAATGGCGGCTTTTGCGCAGTTCGGTTCCGACCTTGATGCCTCCACACAGCAATTGCTGGCCCGTGGCGCGCGTCTGACCGAATTGATGAAACAGTCGCAATATGCACCTTTGACCAACGCGGAAATCGTCTGTGTGATCTTCGCGGGGACCAATGGGTTCCTCGACAAGGTTGCCGTCAAGGACGTCGGGCGTTTTGAGGCCGGCATGCTGGCGCATCTGCGCTCCAAGCATAAAGCGTTGCTGGATGACATCACCAACAACGATCGCAAGGTGAAAGACGAATTGGCCGACAGCATCAAAGCTGCGCTCACCGAATTCGCCGCTGATTTCGCTTAA
- a CDS encoding F0F1 ATP synthase subunit gamma, whose amino-acid sequence MPSLKDLKNRIESVKSTRKITKAMQMVAAAKLRRAQEAAEQSRPYTERFNAVMAGLSASVGGSDSAPKLLSGTGSDKVQLLIVMTSERGLCGGFNSNIAKLARTHAQKLMAAGKEVKILTVGKKGRDQMKRDYGKFYIGHVDMTEVKRVGYADAQGIAKDVLARFDASEFDVATLFYAKFVNVVTQIPTAQQIIPAQFDAPEGDATSELFDYEPSEEAVLADLLPRGVATQIFAALLENGASEQGSRMSAMDNATRNAGEMIDKLTIQYNRSRQAVITNELIEIISGAEAL is encoded by the coding sequence ATGCCCAGTCTTAAGGACTTAAAAAACAGGATCGAGTCGGTCAAATCGACCCGCAAGATCACCAAGGCGATGCAAATGGTGGCAGCTGCAAAGCTGCGCCGTGCGCAGGAAGCTGCGGAACAATCGCGCCCCTACACAGAACGGTTCAACGCCGTGATGGCAGGGCTCTCAGCCTCCGTTGGTGGATCGGATTCCGCACCTAAACTGCTGTCCGGAACGGGCAGCGACAAGGTGCAGCTTCTAATCGTCATGACCTCTGAACGCGGCCTTTGTGGTGGCTTCAACTCCAACATCGCGAAACTTGCTCGCACCCATGCGCAAAAACTGATGGCGGCTGGCAAAGAGGTAAAAATCCTCACTGTCGGCAAAAAAGGCCGCGATCAGATGAAGCGTGACTATGGCAAGTTTTACATTGGTCATGTTGATATGACCGAAGTGAAGCGCGTAGGCTATGCGGACGCACAGGGCATCGCCAAGGATGTGCTGGCGCGTTTTGACGCAAGCGAATTTGACGTCGCCACGCTGTTTTACGCGAAGTTCGTCAACGTCGTGACGCAGATCCCGACCGCACAGCAGATCATCCCGGCCCAATTCGACGCGCCCGAGGGTGATGCGACGTCCGAACTGTTCGATTACGAACCCTCGGAGGAAGCCGTTCTGGCAGATTTGTTGCCGCGCGGTGTGGCCACGCAGATATTTGCGGCCCTGTTGGAAAATGGCGCATCCGAGCAAGGCTCACGGATGTCGGCGATGGACAATGCGACACGCAACGCGGGCGAGATGATCGACAAACTGACCATCCAATACAACCGCTCGCGTCAGGCCGTCATCACCAACGAGCTGATTGAAATCATTTCCGGCGCGGAAGCGCTGTAG